One stretch of Brevibacillus laterosporus DNA includes these proteins:
- a CDS encoding ADP-forming succinate--CoA ligase subunit beta → MNIHEYQGKEVLRQYGVAVPNGKVAFTVEEAVEAAKELGTKVCVVKAQIHAGGRGKAGGVKVAKSLDEVKAYASEILGKTLVTHQTGPEGKEVKRLLIEEGCDIKKEYYLGLVLDRATSQVVLMGSEEGGTEIEEVAAETPEKIFKEYIDPVVGLTAFQARRLAFNINIPTELINKAASFMTALYTAYIEKDCSIAEINPLVVTGDGNVMALDAKLNFDSNALYRHKDIMGYRDLEEEDPKEIEASKYDLSYISLDGNIGCMVNGAGLAMATMDIIKHFGGDPANFLDVGGGATAEKVTEAFKIILSDQNVKGIFVNIFGGIMKCDIIATGVVEAAKQLSLEVPLVVRLEGTNVDLGKQILKDSGLNITSADSMSDGAQKIVSLVG, encoded by the coding sequence ATGAACATTCATGAGTATCAAGGAAAAGAGGTTCTGCGACAATACGGAGTTGCTGTTCCAAACGGGAAAGTAGCTTTCACTGTTGAAGAGGCCGTAGAAGCAGCAAAAGAACTAGGTACGAAGGTATGCGTAGTAAAAGCTCAAATCCACGCTGGTGGACGCGGTAAAGCTGGTGGCGTAAAAGTAGCCAAGTCATTAGATGAAGTAAAAGCATACGCAAGCGAAATTCTGGGCAAAACGTTGGTTACTCATCAAACAGGTCCTGAAGGTAAAGAAGTGAAACGCCTTCTAATTGAAGAAGGTTGCGATATTAAAAAAGAATATTATTTGGGTCTAGTTCTAGATCGCGCTACATCCCAAGTGGTATTGATGGGATCAGAAGAAGGTGGCACCGAGATTGAAGAGGTGGCAGCTGAAACTCCTGAAAAAATCTTTAAGGAGTATATTGATCCGGTCGTTGGTCTAACTGCTTTCCAAGCAAGACGTCTAGCGTTTAACATCAATATTCCTACTGAACTTATCAATAAAGCAGCTTCATTTATGACAGCCCTATACACTGCTTATATTGAGAAAGATTGCTCGATTGCTGAAATCAATCCGTTGGTTGTAACAGGCGATGGTAACGTAATGGCATTAGATGCAAAATTGAATTTTGACTCCAATGCACTATATCGTCACAAAGATATTATGGGTTACAGAGATTTGGAAGAAGAAGATCCAAAAGAAATCGAAGCATCCAAATATGATTTGAGCTATATTTCCCTGGATGGTAACATCGGTTGCATGGTAAACGGTGCAGGTCTAGCAATGGCTACGATGGATATTATCAAACACTTTGGTGGGGACCCTGCTAACTTCCTAGATGTAGGGGGCGGTGCTACTGCTGAGAAAGTAACGGAAGCCTTTAAAATCATTTTGTCTGATCAAAATGTAAAAGGAATTTTCGTCAATATCTTTGGTGGTATCATGAAGTGCGACATTATTGCTACTGGTGTAGTAGAGGCAGCAAAACAATTAAGCCTGGAAGTGCCATTGGTTGTTCGTCTAGAAGGGACCAATGTAGATTTAGGCAAACAGATCCTAAAAGATTCTGGTTTAAACATCACATCTGCTGACTCTATGTCAGACGGTGCCCAAAAGATTGTATCACTCGTGGGTTAA
- the odhB gene encoding 2-oxoglutarate dehydrogenase complex dihydrolipoyllysine-residue succinyltransferase: MAEVKVPELAESISEGTVGKWLKQQGEAVAMGDILLELETDKVNVEIIAENEGVLTQVLKEEGDTVKVGETIAVIDEAGVASAPKVESKPEPTPQTAPEVKAQPLIFQEEEAKQSVVASPAARKHARERGIDLNEINTMDPLGRVRKHDVSSFDPNQQVATPKQATPKAAPKAEEVNPAKPVERQRMSRRRQTIAKRLVEVQQSAAMLTTFNEVDMTAIMALRNKRKDAFEKKNNVKLGFMSFFTKAVIGALKKFPLLNAEIQGDEIVLKKFYDIGIAVSAPEGLVVPVVRDADRMSFAEIEKGIGDLAVKARDNKLALSDLQGGTFTITNGGVFGSLLSTPILNAPQVGILGMHTIQTRPVAIDQERMENRPMMYIALSYDHRIVDGREAVGFLVTVKNLLEDPESLLLEG, encoded by the coding sequence ATGGCAGAGGTAAAAGTACCAGAATTAGCAGAATCCATTTCAGAGGGAACAGTAGGTAAATGGCTTAAACAACAAGGTGAAGCAGTAGCCATGGGGGACATCCTACTAGAATTGGAAACCGATAAAGTAAACGTAGAAATTATCGCTGAAAATGAAGGTGTGTTAACGCAAGTATTAAAAGAAGAGGGTGACACCGTTAAAGTGGGTGAAACCATCGCAGTTATTGATGAAGCTGGAGTAGCATCAGCACCAAAAGTGGAAAGCAAACCAGAGCCTACTCCACAAACTGCACCAGAAGTAAAAGCACAACCACTTATTTTTCAAGAGGAAGAGGCCAAACAATCTGTAGTTGCTTCTCCTGCGGCTAGAAAGCATGCTAGAGAGCGTGGAATTGACCTAAACGAAATCAACACAATGGATCCACTAGGTCGCGTTCGAAAACATGATGTGTCTTCTTTTGATCCAAACCAGCAAGTAGCTACACCAAAACAAGCTACTCCTAAAGCGGCGCCAAAAGCAGAAGAGGTTAATCCTGCTAAACCTGTTGAGCGTCAAAGAATGTCCCGTCGCCGTCAGACGATCGCAAAACGCTTGGTAGAAGTACAACAATCTGCTGCGATGCTAACTACTTTTAATGAAGTAGATATGACAGCGATCATGGCTCTACGCAACAAACGTAAAGATGCGTTTGAAAAGAAAAATAATGTAAAGCTGGGCTTCATGTCCTTCTTTACAAAAGCAGTTATTGGTGCGTTGAAGAAGTTCCCACTTCTAAATGCTGAAATCCAAGGCGATGAAATTGTATTGAAAAAGTTCTATGATATCGGTATCGCTGTGTCTGCACCAGAAGGACTTGTCGTTCCGGTTGTACGCGATGCAGATCGCATGAGCTTTGCTGAAATTGAAAAAGGAATCGGCGATCTAGCTGTGAAGGCAAGAGATAATAAACTAGCTCTGTCCGATTTGCAAGGTGGCACGTTCACTATTACTAACGGTGGCGTATTCGGTTCCCTGTTGTCTACACCAATTCTAAACGCTCCACAAGTAGGGATACTGGGTATGCATACAATCCAGACTCGTCCAGTAGCGATTGATCAAGAGCGTATGGAAAACAGACCGATGATGTACATCGCGCTTTCATACGACCACAGGATCGTTGACGGTAGAGAAGCAGTAGGGTTCCTAGTAACAGTGAAAAACCTATTGGAAGATCCAGAATCGCTATTGTTAGAAGGCTAA
- a CDS encoding MFS transporter, producing the protein MISFLKPKITTTKITTEHVQKTYKLFRLQSLLGVFFGYMAYYIVRNNFALSTPYLKDQLHLSATEVGLLSSCLLIAYGISKGLMSSLADKADPKRYMALGLLMCGLVNIMMGFTTAFWMFAALVVLNGIFQGMGVGPSFITIANWFPRKERGVVGAIWNISHNLGGGIVAPIVGVGFAMLGPNHWQAASYQVPAAVAIVFAMVILALTKGSPVSEGLPPLNEIIKDELDPTLQQRADSKPPEDMTVWQIFRNYVLCNKNAWFVSFVDVFVYMVRFGIISWLPIYLLNVKHFTKVEMSVAFLFFEWAAIPSTLLVGYLSDKFFKGYRMPPAIIAMVLIFFCIIGYWQSGTLFGTTVFAAMIGCLIYIPQFLASVQTLEVVPPFAVGSAVGLRGFMSYILGASLGTTLFGVMVDQVGWNGGFYVLLSAVVLCVIFCILTHLGAKELERNKKQATLEL; encoded by the coding sequence ATGATTTCATTTTTAAAGCCTAAAATCACTACTACAAAAATAACGACAGAACATGTTCAAAAAACTTATAAGCTATTTCGATTGCAATCTTTATTAGGTGTTTTTTTCGGTTATATGGCCTATTATATTGTCCGCAATAACTTTGCATTATCTACTCCTTATCTGAAAGATCAACTCCACCTTAGTGCTACAGAAGTTGGGCTATTAAGCAGTTGTCTGCTAATTGCTTATGGAATTAGCAAAGGCCTCATGAGCAGTCTTGCGGATAAAGCCGATCCTAAAAGGTATATGGCGCTTGGTTTGCTCATGTGCGGGCTGGTGAACATTATGATGGGATTCACTACGGCATTCTGGATGTTTGCCGCTCTCGTTGTACTGAACGGTATTTTTCAGGGAATGGGAGTTGGGCCTAGCTTTATTACCATCGCAAACTGGTTCCCGCGTAAGGAGAGAGGAGTTGTCGGCGCCATCTGGAATATATCGCATAATTTGGGCGGCGGTATCGTAGCACCTATCGTTGGCGTCGGCTTTGCTATGCTTGGCCCCAATCACTGGCAAGCAGCAAGCTACCAGGTACCGGCAGCAGTTGCTATCGTTTTTGCCATGGTTATATTAGCCCTGACAAAAGGTTCTCCAGTAAGCGAAGGCTTGCCTCCGTTAAACGAAATCATCAAGGATGAACTGGACCCGACTTTGCAACAAAGAGCTGATTCCAAACCGCCAGAAGATATGACTGTCTGGCAAATCTTCAGAAATTATGTATTGTGCAATAAAAATGCATGGTTTGTTTCCTTTGTAGACGTTTTTGTGTACATGGTTCGTTTTGGTATTATAAGTTGGTTGCCAATTTATCTGTTGAATGTAAAACATTTCACTAAAGTAGAAATGAGCGTTGCCTTTTTATTTTTCGAATGGGCAGCAATTCCTTCCACTCTCTTGGTTGGTTACCTTTCGGACAAGTTTTTCAAGGGATACCGCATGCCACCAGCTATCATTGCTATGGTGTTGATTTTTTTCTGTATAATTGGCTATTGGCAGAGCGGTACTTTATTTGGGACTACTGTCTTCGCCGCAATGATCGGATGTCTGATTTACATCCCGCAATTTCTGGCTTCCGTGCAAACTCTGGAGGTAGTACCACCTTTCGCCGTTGGTTCTGCGGTTGGTTTGCGGGGCTTTATGAGCTACATCCTGGGTGCATCTTTAGGTACTACCCTCTTTGGTGTGATGGTTGACCAAGTAGGCTGGAATGGTGGTTTCTATGTATTATTGTCCGCTGTTGTCTTGTGCGTTATTTTCTGTATACTAACCCATTTGGGGGCAAAAGAGCTAGAACGCAACAAGAAACAGGCAACCTTAGAATTATAA
- the phnD gene encoding phosphate/phosphite/phosphonate ABC transporter substrate-binding protein produces MIRMLRILLFILIALLASGCQNGSSSYQIVFSESEVTSVNSQDDEPSPVRVAISSVLSPSDTIMYYRKIADYLGEKLNRPAILIQRKSYNELSMLMMNGGADIALLSSGAYLTYKQVEGLEAIAMQERMGVPYYYGYLVVNRDSNITDINDLRGKSVAITDPTSYSSYIFVSERLAEFGETPEHFFGSYVYTYNHENSLKAVINRVVDAAAVNSLVYEQAKLKDPELADSLQIISKSEPTGTGPVVISSSLSDEEKKVIKEIFLSMHEEETIKPALQGLCIDRFVPFDPQLYDIAYNARSYKRGGL; encoded by the coding sequence ATGATAAGGATGCTGAGGATACTGCTTTTTATTTTGATTGCTTTACTTGCGTCAGGATGTCAGAACGGTAGTTCAAGTTATCAAATTGTTTTTTCTGAGTCTGAGGTTACGTCTGTTAATTCCCAAGATGACGAACCTTCTCCAGTGCGTGTGGCAATTTCAAGTGTGCTATCACCGAGTGATACGATTATGTACTACAGAAAAATTGCCGATTATCTAGGAGAGAAGCTCAATAGACCAGCTATTCTTATTCAGCGCAAGAGCTACAATGAATTAAGCATGTTAATGATGAACGGTGGTGCTGACATAGCCTTGCTTTCATCAGGTGCGTATCTAACCTACAAACAAGTCGAGGGGCTTGAAGCGATTGCGATGCAGGAGCGAATGGGAGTACCGTACTATTATGGTTATCTTGTTGTAAATCGTGACAGCAATATTACAGATATCAACGATTTAAGGGGAAAAAGTGTTGCCATTACCGATCCTACCAGTTACTCCAGCTATATTTTTGTGAGCGAAAGGTTAGCTGAATTTGGTGAAACTCCGGAGCATTTCTTTGGCAGCTATGTTTACACGTACAATCATGAAAACTCTCTCAAAGCCGTAATAAATAGGGTTGTCGACGCTGCAGCTGTGAATAGTTTGGTCTACGAACAAGCCAAGCTAAAAGATCCTGAATTAGCCGACTCTTTACAAATCATTTCCAAATCAGAGCCGACAGGTACCGGTCCGGTGGTAATCAGCAGCAGTTTATCAGATGAAGAAAAGAAAGTTATTAAAGAGATTTTTTTATCCATGCACGAGGAAGAAACCATAAAACCAGCATTGCAGGGTTTATGTATTGATCGATTTGTTCCTTTTGACCCGCAATTATATGATATCGCTTACAATGCAAGGTCTTATAAACGAGGCGGCCTATGA
- the sucD gene encoding succinate--CoA ligase subunit alpha, with amino-acid sequence MSVFINKDTKVIVQGITGSTALFHTKQMLEYGTKIVGGVTPGKGGTEVEGVPVFNTLSEAVESTGATASVIYVPARFAADAILEAVDAELDLVICITEHIPVLDMVKVKRYMEGKKTRLVGPNCPGVITPDECKIGIMPGYIHKKGHVGIVSRSGTLTYEAVHQLTVEGIGQSTAVGIGGDPVNGTNFIDVLKAFNEDPETYAIIMIGEIGGTAEEEAALWVKEHATKPVVGFIGGRTAPPGKRMGHAGAIISGGKGTADEKIRVMNECGIKVAETPAVMGELLISVLKEEGLYDKCKTH; translated from the coding sequence GTGAGCGTATTTATTAATAAAGATACAAAAGTAATTGTTCAAGGTATCACGGGTTCAACAGCTTTGTTCCATACGAAACAAATGTTGGAATATGGTACAAAAATCGTAGGTGGAGTAACTCCTGGTAAAGGTGGTACTGAGGTAGAAGGCGTGCCTGTATTCAACACCTTGTCAGAAGCAGTAGAAAGCACTGGTGCAACGGCTTCCGTTATTTATGTACCAGCTCGTTTTGCGGCAGATGCAATTCTAGAAGCGGTTGACGCTGAGCTAGATTTGGTTATTTGCATCACAGAGCATATCCCAGTTCTTGATATGGTAAAAGTAAAACGCTATATGGAAGGCAAGAAAACTCGCCTAGTAGGTCCGAACTGCCCAGGTGTCATTACACCAGATGAATGCAAAATCGGTATCATGCCTGGTTACATTCATAAAAAAGGCCATGTAGGAATTGTTTCCCGCTCTGGTACTTTAACGTATGAAGCGGTACATCAATTAACAGTTGAAGGTATCGGGCAATCAACAGCAGTTGGTATTGGTGGAGACCCTGTTAATGGAACCAACTTTATCGATGTGCTAAAAGCTTTTAATGAAGACCCTGAAACGTATGCGATCATTATGATCGGTGAAATCGGTGGTACGGCTGAAGAGGAAGCAGCCCTTTGGGTAAAAGAGCATGCAACCAAACCAGTAGTAGGCTTCATCGGTGGACGCACAGCGCCTCCAGGAAAACGCATGGGACATGCTGGTGCTATCATCTCTGGTGGTAAAGGTACAGCAGATGAAAAAATCCGTGTAATGAACGAATGCGGCATTAAAGTAGCAGAGACACCTGCTGTAATGGGTGAGCTATTAATCTCTGTATTAAAAGAAGAAGGTTTGTACGATAAGTGCAAAACCCACTAA